The Halorhabdus sp. BNX81 genome includes a region encoding these proteins:
- a CDS encoding ABC transporter permease subunit, whose amino-acid sequence MSTDTHGRVTGRDPDDDPLLVVARFEGRNRLRMTAVLAVLFSLFGLLYVWVGPQMIDAGFSELLDAMPPVVTELFGFESLESIEGLLASEFYTLGWIVGLGGYLAYTAAGTVAGDLRDERMDTVLSGPVPRRSVLLGKFLAVLVPIAALNVVVPVVLYVASLTIGESLSVVDLAIVHAFSIPYLLFWSAGGILLGVVVRRGRAAGRVALGLLFFSWLFESVISTTEYDWLGALSPVRYFDPPGILVDGTYDIAGAGLLLAGAVVALGLGQYWFRRRDL is encoded by the coding sequence ATGAGCACCGACACTCACGGCAGGGTGACGGGCCGCGATCCCGACGACGATCCGCTCCTCGTGGTCGCCCGCTTCGAGGGGCGTAACCGACTCCGGATGACGGCGGTTCTCGCAGTGCTGTTCTCGCTGTTCGGGCTCCTGTACGTCTGGGTCGGCCCGCAGATGATCGACGCCGGGTTCTCGGAATTGTTGGATGCGATGCCGCCGGTCGTGACCGAACTGTTCGGCTTCGAAAGCCTCGAATCGATCGAGGGGCTGCTCGCCAGCGAGTTCTACACGCTCGGCTGGATCGTCGGTCTCGGGGGCTATCTCGCCTATACCGCCGCCGGGACGGTCGCCGGCGACCTCCGGGACGAGCGGATGGACACGGTGCTGTCCGGTCCTGTCCCCCGGCGGAGCGTCCTGTTGGGGAAGTTCCTCGCCGTTCTCGTCCCGATCGCCGCCCTCAACGTGGTCGTCCCGGTCGTGCTGTACGTGGCATCGCTCACGATCGGAGAATCACTCTCGGTCGTGGATCTCGCGATCGTGCATGCCTTCTCCATCCCGTATCTCCTCTTTTGGAGCGCCGGTGGCATCCTGCTGGGCGTGGTGGTACGCCGGGGCCGAGCCGCCGGGCGGGTCGCACTCGGGCTGCTCTTTTTCAGCTGGCTCTTCGAATCGGTCATCTCGACAACTGAGTACGACTGGCTCGGCGCACTCTCCCCGGTGCGGTACTTCGATCCGCCCGGCATCCTCGTCGATGGCACCTACGACATCGCTGGGGCTGGCCTCCTGTTGGCCGGTGCGGTCGTGGCCCTCGGCCTCGGCCAGTACTGGTTCCGGCGACGTGACCTCTGA
- a CDS encoding ABC transporter permease subunit: MFETTRFESERLFPASAVIGLGLAAFGGMMTLIAPGILGEVDMAALLEQFPSAMVEEMGLGKMGTIEGFIALELYEYVWLLGLGVYVAYTAAGSIAGDVETGRMDTLLAAPISRWQLLVEKYLALLTPIVVVNVVVFAGVAGAIQLIDETIPIADLAAVHVLSVPYLLACGAFGMLASVAAPRRRLAEGVAAGTLVGTFLFEMLVTNTDIEWLGGITPMRYYDPLAILTEGTYDPAGGAVLSGVAVVLVVGSAWLFAEVDVE, encoded by the coding sequence ATGTTTGAAACCACCCGCTTCGAGTCCGAACGGCTGTTCCCCGCCTCGGCAGTCATCGGGCTAGGATTGGCAGCCTTCGGCGGGATGATGACACTCATCGCGCCGGGCATCCTCGGAGAGGTCGACATGGCGGCGCTGTTAGAGCAGTTCCCGTCCGCGATGGTCGAAGAGATGGGACTGGGGAAGATGGGGACCATCGAGGGGTTCATCGCACTCGAACTCTACGAGTACGTCTGGCTGCTCGGTCTCGGTGTGTACGTCGCCTACACCGCGGCCGGCTCGATCGCCGGCGACGTCGAGACCGGGCGGATGGACACGCTGCTCGCCGCGCCGATTTCCCGGTGGCAACTCCTCGTCGAGAAGTATCTCGCGCTGTTGACGCCGATCGTCGTCGTCAACGTCGTGGTCTTTGCGGGCGTGGCCGGAGCCATCCAGCTCATCGACGAGACGATTCCAATCGCCGACCTCGCGGCCGTCCACGTACTGTCGGTCCCCTATCTGTTGGCCTGTGGCGCGTTCGGCATGCTCGCGTCCGTTGCCGCACCGCGGCGACGTCTCGCCGAGGGCGTGGCCGCCGGAACCCTCGTCGGAACCTTCCTCTTTGAGATGCTGGTAACCAACACTGATATCGAGTGGCTGGGCGGGATCACGCCGATGCGATACTACGATCCGCTGGCGATCCTCACCGAAGGGACCTACGACCCCGCAGGCGGGGCAGTTCTGTCCGGTGTCGCGGTCGTCCTCGTCGTCGGGAGTGCCTGGCTGTTCGCGGAGGTCGATGTCGAATGA
- a CDS encoding ABC transporter ATP-binding protein: protein MPPIQTDALTKYYGDVRGVEDLSFAVEEGEVFGFLGPNGAGKTTTIRTLMGFQSPTEGTATVLGADIRDGAALREVRADVGYLPSEPSFNENVTGRRLLDYHGALRGDVRSDEMLELFDPPLDRKVREYSRGNKQMLAIVMAFMHDPDVLIMDEPTSGLDPLKQEQLLEFIRTEQGRGKTFFFSSHILSEVRKVCDRVAIIRDGHLVELEDVESLLDRSGKIVRARLDGDFEADELALSGIHDLEISDAGDEDDKPAAAKNEATSITFTYTGAYEPLLGQLLEYDIFDLSIEEAPLEDVFMRFYGENPAKRVEAVENGDIEANENDEVTDGPEQADV from the coding sequence ATGCCGCCCATCCAGACCGACGCGTTGACGAAGTATTACGGCGACGTGCGGGGCGTTGAGGACCTCTCCTTCGCCGTCGAGGAGGGTGAAGTCTTCGGGTTTCTCGGCCCGAACGGCGCGGGGAAGACGACGACGATCCGGACACTCATGGGATTTCAATCGCCGACGGAGGGGACGGCGACCGTTCTGGGAGCCGACATTAGAGACGGGGCGGCGCTCCGGGAGGTTCGCGCGGACGTGGGTTACCTGCCGAGCGAGCCGAGTTTCAACGAGAACGTGACCGGTCGCCGCTTGCTCGACTATCACGGGGCGCTCCGTGGAGACGTTCGCAGCGACGAGATGCTCGAACTGTTCGATCCGCCGCTGGACCGCAAAGTACGGGAGTACTCCCGCGGGAACAAGCAGATGCTCGCCATCGTCATGGCATTCATGCACGACCCGGATGTGCTCATCATGGACGAACCGACATCCGGGCTCGATCCGCTGAAACAGGAGCAACTGCTGGAATTCATCCGCACCGAGCAAGGCCGCGGGAAGACCTTCTTTTTCTCCTCGCACATCCTGAGCGAGGTCCGGAAGGTCTGTGATCGGGTCGCGATCATCCGCGACGGCCATCTCGTCGAACTCGAAGACGTCGAATCCCTGCTAGATCGGAGTGGGAAGATTGTCCGGGCGCGCCTCGATGGTGATTTCGAGGCAGACGAGCTGGCGCTTTCGGGGATCCACGACCTCGAGATCAGCGACGCCGGCGACGAAGACGACAAACCGGCCGCGGCGAAAAACGAGGCAACGAGCATTACGTTCACCTACACCGGAGCCTACGAGCCGCTGCTCGGACAACTTCTCGAATACGATATTTTCGATCTGAGCATCGAAGAGGCACCGCTTGAAGACGTGTTCATGCGATTCTACGGGGAGAACCCGGCCAAGCGCGTCGAAGCAGTCGAGAACGGCGATATTGAGGCGAATGAAAACGACGAGGTGACCGACGGTCCGGAGCAGGCCGATGTTTGA
- a CDS encoding aminopeptidase, translated as MDPRIREHAQLIADAVDLSAGDNFLIKSEPAAEDLVVALYEIAGDRGAHPVSIRTNRSGRAIRSYLQAADAADVDFETPAHEQALVEAADCHAVIRSHANVTELEDVPPEVNSDYEKAHQPILNERLTDRWTLTQHPTPADAQLAEMSTEAYENFVYDAILKDWDEQREFQAQLVEILEDASEVRIVSGDTTDVTMSVDGNHVINDTDTHNLPGGEVFTAPVPDSVEGNVLFDKPVYRRGREITDARLVFEDGEVVEHSASKNEELLTSILDTDDGARRLGELGIGMNRDIDRFTYNMLFDEKMGDTVHMAVGRAYEDNVGEGNEQNESAQHVDMIVDMSEDSFIEVDGEVVQEDGTFVFEDGFEE; from the coding sequence ATGGACCCACGCATCCGCGAACACGCACAGCTCATCGCCGACGCCGTCGATCTGAGTGCCGGGGACAACTTTCTCATCAAGAGCGAGCCCGCCGCCGAGGATCTCGTCGTTGCCCTGTACGAGATCGCCGGCGACCGCGGCGCACACCCCGTTTCGATCCGGACCAACCGCAGCGGTCGCGCCATCCGGAGCTACCTGCAGGCGGCCGACGCCGCCGACGTCGACTTCGAGACGCCGGCCCACGAGCAAGCGCTGGTCGAGGCCGCCGACTGTCACGCCGTGATCCGCAGTCATGCGAACGTCACCGAGTTGGAAGACGTCCCGCCCGAGGTCAACTCCGACTACGAGAAGGCCCACCAGCCGATCCTCAACGAACGGCTGACCGACCGCTGGACGCTCACCCAGCATCCCACGCCCGCAGACGCCCAACTCGCCGAGATGAGCACCGAAGCCTACGAGAACTTCGTCTACGACGCGATCCTCAAAGACTGGGACGAACAACGCGAGTTCCAGGCACAGTTGGTCGAGATCCTCGAGGACGCCAGCGAGGTCAGGATCGTGAGCGGCGACACCACCGACGTCACCATGTCCGTCGACGGCAACCACGTCATCAACGACACGGACACGCACAACCTCCCCGGCGGCGAGGTCTTTACTGCCCCGGTCCCCGACAGCGTCGAGGGCAACGTCCTCTTCGACAAGCCTGTCTACCGCCGGGGTCGGGAGATTACCGACGCACGACTCGTCTTCGAAGACGGCGAAGTCGTCGAGCACAGCGCCTCGAAGAACGAGGAGCTGCTGACGAGCATTCTCGACACCGACGACGGGGCGCGTCGCCTGGGCGAACTCGGCATCGGGATGAACCGCGACATCGACCGGTTCACCTACAACATGCTCTTCGACGAGAAGATGGGCGACACCGTCCATATGGCCGTCGGCCGCGCCTACGAGGACAACGTCGGCGAGGGCAACGAGCAAAACGAGTCGGCCCAGCACGTCGACATGATCGTCGACATGAGCGAAGACAGTTTCATCGAGGTCGACGGTGAAGTGGTTCAGGAAGATGGGACGTTCGTCTTCGAAGACGGGTTCGAGGAGTGA
- a CDS encoding DUF192 domain-containing protein — protein MDRSRLVNLVVVALLVLAAVLALTGPTSPLAPLLSPLSYENATLSIHDENGSDLTTVDVRVADTERERYVGLSETDSLPDGEGMLFVHPESGTYPYVMRNMSFPLDILFLDTHGTITTIHHARLPENPSDPQQQYRGQGQYVLEVPHGWTNSTGIDPGDRVSIPDFVAN, from the coding sequence ATGGATCGCAGTCGACTCGTCAACCTGGTCGTCGTCGCACTGCTCGTCCTGGCAGCAGTGCTGGCACTGACGGGTCCGACCAGCCCACTGGCACCCCTGCTCTCGCCGCTGTCCTACGAGAACGCCACCCTTTCGATCCATGACGAAAACGGATCCGACCTCACGACCGTCGACGTCCGCGTGGCCGACACCGAACGTGAACGCTACGTTGGTCTGAGTGAAACCGATTCGCTCCCGGATGGCGAGGGTATGCTCTTTGTCCACCCTGAATCCGGCACCTATCCCTACGTAATGCGAAACATGTCTTTCCCGCTGGACATTCTGTTCCTGGACACCCACGGTACAATCACGACGATTCATCACGCCAGGCTGCCCGAAAACCCGAGTGACCCACAACAGCAGTACCGCGGCCAGGGCCAGTACGTGCTCGAAGTCCCCCACGGCTGGACGAACTCGACCGGTATCGACCCCGGGGACCGAGTTTCGATTCCCGATTTCGTCGCGAACTGA
- a CDS encoding cation diffusion facilitator family transporter yields MANSRSVVLAALFANGAIAVLKFIGFLLTQSPAMLSETYHSISDTGNQVFLLVGIRYGKKSASRAHPFGYGKAQFFYSFLVSVLLFGIAGWESAKHGFNAILHHEAAALSGTVTQFGMTVPAIWVNYIVLVGGILFEGWAFSKAYAGMQSDIDEYGWSGFLEAFRKTSNVTTLTAFTEDTIALIGLVLALGGVFLTDFTGNPLFDATAALLIGLMLMGFAIALAWENKRLLLGESLPQAEEQRLRKIIREWDGVAEIVDFRTVYFGPENVVVSSDVAFDAGLDTSEIDTHITDMENAIIDAYPDIQKVYVEPETKAVADD; encoded by the coding sequence GTGGCAAATAGTAGATCCGTCGTCCTCGCTGCCCTCTTTGCGAACGGGGCTATTGCCGTCCTGAAGTTCATCGGGTTTCTGCTCACCCAAAGCCCCGCGATGCTTTCCGAGACGTATCACAGTATTTCCGACACCGGCAACCAGGTGTTCCTGCTCGTTGGCATCCGATACGGGAAGAAGTCGGCGTCCCGTGCGCATCCATTCGGCTACGGGAAAGCCCAGTTCTTCTATAGTTTCCTCGTGTCGGTGCTCCTGTTCGGCATCGCGGGCTGGGAGAGCGCCAAACACGGGTTCAACGCGATCCTACACCACGAGGCGGCTGCGCTGTCCGGCACCGTGACACAGTTCGGGATGACGGTCCCCGCAATCTGGGTGAACTACATCGTCCTCGTCGGTGGAATCCTCTTCGAGGGATGGGCCTTTAGCAAGGCATATGCAGGTATGCAATCCGATATCGACGAATACGGATGGAGCGGGTTCCTCGAGGCGTTCCGGAAAACGTCGAACGTGACGACGCTGACGGCGTTCACCGAGGACACCATCGCGCTGATCGGGTTGGTGTTAGCCCTCGGTGGTGTGTTCCTCACGGATTTCACAGGCAATCCGCTGTTCGACGCGACCGCTGCCCTGCTCATCGGCCTCATGCTCATGGGCTTTGCCATCGCCCTGGCCTGGGAGAACAAACGCCTGTTGTTGGGCGAGAGCCTCCCACAAGCCGAAGAGCAGCGACTCCGGAAAATCATCCGCGAGTGGGACGGCGTCGCCGAAATCGTCGATTTCCGGACCGTCTACTTCGGCCCCGAAAACGTGGTTGTCTCCAGTGACGTGGCCTTCGATGCCGGTCTCGACACCAGCGAGATCGACACCCACATCACCGACATGGAGAACGCCATTATCGACGCCTATCCCGATATCCAGAAAGTCTACGTCGAACCCGAGACGAAGGCGGTAGCGGACGACTGA
- a CDS encoding DUF5790 family protein has translation MSQSTLDDDDLFGEAANEMRSDVEEHLAAARDELPDPDAIWDVEADNTLGVLNALRSELEPGEAEAHLRDAKKWYTMGERADAFDDAGDLEDDIEAVEGLITDLTDAREQVSDLAGTVPEIRSELESAGDEESDSDE, from the coding sequence ATGAGTCAATCGACACTCGACGACGACGATCTCTTCGGGGAGGCAGCCAATGAAATGCGCAGCGACGTCGAGGAACACCTCGCGGCGGCCCGCGACGAACTCCCCGATCCGGACGCGATCTGGGACGTCGAGGCCGACAACACGCTGGGTGTCCTCAACGCCCTCCGATCCGAATTGGAACCGGGTGAAGCTGAGGCCCACCTTCGGGACGCCAAAAAGTGGTACACGATGGGCGAGCGGGCCGATGCCTTCGACGATGCCGGCGATCTGGAGGACGATATCGAGGCTGTCGAGGGACTCATTACCGACCTGACCGATGCTCGCGAGCAGGTGAGCGACCTGGCGGGTACTGTCCCCGAGATCCGGAGCGAACTCGAATCAGCGGGTGACGAGGAAAGCGACAGCGACGAATAG
- a CDS encoding site-specific integrase, with product MTRQITTERAVERYLNERRADISESTYYNHSSLLSQFIEWCESEGLDTVNELDGFHISDFKLYRRDEDNINSVTLYNQMTVLRVFLRWCESRDLVEGLAENILMPVPEDDSRNTMIDSETAAQILQFLQKYEYGTLKHVVFSLLWDTGFRIGSLRAVDLGDYNSEEQYIEVRHRPESETPLKNKYGAEREVNLHEWVCDVLDDYIRMHRHDVTDDHGREPLITTKQGRPVHSNIRGHINSVTRPCVYADQCPHDRSPDSCEAAQRRDTAQRCPDSIPPHAIRRSAITAWLNDGHTKELLSDRMNVSVKTLEKHYDARTESEKRELRREEFGME from the coding sequence ATGACTCGACAAATCACAACCGAACGCGCAGTCGAACGGTATCTGAATGAACGGCGAGCAGACATATCCGAGTCTACCTACTACAACCACTCGTCCCTGCTATCACAATTCATCGAGTGGTGTGAGAGCGAAGGTCTGGACACTGTCAACGAACTCGATGGCTTCCACATTTCCGACTTCAAACTCTACCGACGAGACGAGGACAATATCAACAGTGTCACGTTGTATAACCAGATGACCGTCCTTCGGGTATTCCTTCGATGGTGTGAATCCCGAGATCTGGTCGAAGGGCTTGCTGAGAACATCTTGATGCCCGTTCCCGAAGATGACTCTCGGAACACGATGATTGATTCGGAAACGGCGGCACAGATCCTCCAGTTCCTCCAGAAGTACGAATATGGAACGTTGAAGCACGTCGTTTTCTCCCTCTTGTGGGACACCGGATTCCGCATTGGATCGCTTCGAGCAGTAGACCTCGGCGACTACAACTCAGAGGAACAGTACATTGAGGTGCGCCATCGTCCAGAATCAGAAACCCCGCTCAAGAACAAATACGGAGCAGAACGCGAGGTTAACCTTCACGAGTGGGTGTGCGACGTGCTTGACGACTACATTAGGATGCATAGACATGATGTGACTGACGACCATGGACGAGAACCGTTGATAACAACGAAGCAAGGGCGTCCGGTTCACTCGAATATCCGCGGTCATATCAACTCAGTAACCCGTCCGTGCGTGTACGCGGATCAGTGCCCTCACGACAGAAGTCCAGACAGTTGCGAAGCAGCCCAACGACGTGATACCGCCCAACGATGCCCTGACTCAATCCCACCTCACGCGATCCGGAGATCTGCGATTACAGCGTGGCTCAACGACGGCCACACGAAGGAACTCCTCTCCGACAGGATGAACGTCTCCGTGAAGACACTGGAGAAGCACTACGACGCCCGGACTGAAAGTGAGAAGCGGGAACTACGGCGCGAAGAGTTCGGAATGGAGTAG
- a CDS encoding DUF373 family protein, with amino-acid sequence MLLVLCVDLDDDVGRKTGIETPVVGRDAVESAAVEFATADPEDSDLNVLFEGIHLYDELDRAGESVEVAAVTGIEGSDVAANRAVGVEIDTVLAGLTTGEDVRAIVVTDGAQDESVVPVIRSRVDIDGVRRVVVRQAQDLESMYYTIKQVLNDPETRGTILVPLGILLLIYPLAVIADILGMPGDVFGLASGLLGIYILSRGLGLGDAVDGAVDRARSGLYAGRVTIVTYVVAGVLLAIGGASGLEMLDTVRGGLESATLGATQAVAAVLAGAIHWLAAAGITSSLGQVTDEYLAGRFRWRYLNAPFYILAIAGVIHAVSLYVLGRVSLSYLAAMLTAGTLLGLFSTLAFAIAESRLERGEAPSSA; translated from the coding sequence ATGCTGCTGGTCCTGTGCGTGGATCTCGATGACGACGTCGGCCGGAAGACCGGCATCGAAACGCCGGTCGTGGGTCGCGACGCCGTCGAGAGCGCCGCAGTCGAGTTCGCGACGGCCGATCCAGAGGACAGTGACCTCAACGTGTTGTTCGAGGGGATTCACCTCTATGACGAACTCGATCGCGCCGGCGAGTCCGTCGAAGTCGCCGCCGTGACCGGGATCGAGGGGAGCGACGTCGCTGCCAATCGGGCCGTCGGTGTGGAGATCGACACTGTCCTCGCGGGATTGACGACCGGGGAGGATGTCCGGGCGATCGTGGTGACCGACGGCGCACAGGACGAGAGCGTCGTTCCGGTCATCCGCTCGCGGGTCGACATCGACGGCGTCCGGCGGGTCGTCGTCCGCCAGGCACAGGATCTGGAATCGATGTACTACACCATCAAACAGGTGCTCAACGACCCCGAGACTCGGGGGACGATCCTGGTCCCGCTCGGGATCCTGTTGCTCATCTATCCGCTCGCCGTCATCGCGGACATTCTCGGCATGCCCGGCGACGTGTTCGGTCTCGCGTCGGGGTTGCTTGGCATCTACATCCTCTCGCGGGGACTCGGACTCGGGGACGCCGTCGACGGGGCAGTCGACCGCGCCCGATCCGGGCTGTACGCTGGCCGGGTTACAATCGTCACCTATGTGGTTGCCGGGGTGTTGCTGGCGATCGGTGGCGCGAGCGGGTTGGAGATGCTCGATACCGTCCGCGGGGGGCTGGAATCTGCGACGCTGGGTGCGACTCAGGCCGTGGCCGCGGTGCTCGCGGGGGCGATCCACTGGCTCGCCGCCGCCGGGATCACTAGCAGCCTCGGCCAGGTGACTGACGAATATCTCGCCGGGCGATTCCGGTGGCGATATCTCAACGCGCCGTTCTACATTCTCGCCATTGCCGGGGTCATCCACGCCGTCAGTCTGTACGTCCTCGGCCGGGTCTCCCTTTCGTATCTCGCGGCGATGCTCACCGCCGGGACGCTGTTGGGACTGTTCAGCACGCTCGCGTTCGCCATTGCCGAGTCCAGACTAGAGCGTGGCGAGGCGCCATCGAGTGCCTGA
- a CDS encoding methyl-accepting chemotaxis protein codes for MRGNPTRRGRPDGRSRRGFSVVASEIKRFAEEAQSNAGEIEAMVNGIKDDTRNAVESLDRNNDRIEDGIETVDEAVDILNEIHDSVTEVSDGIAEVANATDQQAASTEEVASMVDQSTAAADQIASETAAIADEIDAQTDQIADIDDAVDRLVDDLSRNS; via the coding sequence ATCCGAGGAAACCCGACGAGGCGAGGCCGCCCGGATGGGCGAAGCCGACGGGGGTTCTCCGTCGTCGCGAGCGAGATCAAGAGGTTCGCCGAGGAAGCCCAATCCAACGCCGGCGAGATCGAGGCGATGGTCAACGGGATCAAGGACGACACCCGCAACGCCGTCGAGTCGCTGGACCGGAATAACGACCGGATCGAAGACGGGATCGAAACGGTCGACGAGGCGGTCGACATCCTGAACGAGATCCACGACTCCGTCACGGAGGTCAGCGACGGGATCGCTGAGGTGGCCAATGCGACGGATCAGCAGGCGGCCTCGACGGAGGAAGTCGCCTCGATGGTCGATCAATCGACGGCTGCAGCCGACCAAATCGCTTCTGAAACAGCCGCGATCGCGGACGAAATCGACGCCCAAACCGATCAGATCGCGGATATCGACGACGCCGTCGATCGTCTGGTTGACGATCTGTCCCGGAACTCATAG
- a CDS encoding creatininase family protein: MHLTESTWPDAKAVETDLAVLPVGSTEQHGPHAPLGTDAIIAEAVADAAVEAYPGEVVVAPPITVGVSEEHRAFAGSLWVSEDTFRATVRETVASLAHHGWDRVVIVNGHGGNVGPLKEICARITRHDDADAVPFTWFEAVDPDDISMGHAGPMETSVLEDVAPELVDEDKKGAAREGAAERWGEWTSSVNLAYDVEEFAPNGVVGDPTVADAERGEKLLRSARDELVTLLEDVAERDRPTA, encoded by the coding sequence ATGCACCTCACCGAGTCGACCTGGCCCGACGCCAAAGCGGTCGAGACCGACCTCGCCGTCCTCCCCGTCGGAAGCACCGAACAACACGGCCCGCACGCACCCCTCGGAACCGATGCCATCATCGCCGAGGCCGTCGCCGACGCGGCGGTCGAGGCCTATCCGGGCGAAGTCGTCGTCGCGCCGCCGATCACGGTCGGCGTCAGCGAGGAACACCGTGCCTTTGCGGGGTCGCTATGGGTCAGCGAGGACACCTTCCGTGCGACCGTCCGCGAGACCGTCGCCAGCCTCGCACACCACGGCTGGGACCGGGTCGTGATCGTGAACGGCCACGGCGGCAACGTCGGCCCACTCAAGGAAATCTGTGCTCGAATCACCCGCCACGACGACGCCGACGCGGTCCCGTTCACCTGGTTCGAAGCGGTCGATCCTGATGACATCTCGATGGGACACGCCGGGCCGATGGAAACCAGCGTGCTCGAAGACGTCGCGCCGGAACTCGTCGACGAAGACAAGAAAGGCGCTGCCCGCGAGGGTGCCGCCGAGCGCTGGGGCGAGTGGACGAGCAGCGTGAATCTCGCCTACGACGTCGAGGAGTTCGCGCCCAACGGCGTCGTCGGCGATCCAACTGTGGCGGACGCCGAACGCGGCGAGAAACTCCTCCGTTCGGCCCGGGACGAGCTGGTAACACTGCTCGAAGACGTGGCCGAGCGCGACCGCCCGACGGCGTAA
- a CDS encoding metallophosphoesterase encodes MLAVFADTHGTDEPRLAGRTADALTSADQVLHAGDFTTRAVYEAFERRANQLAAVHGNSDTTAVQKQLPAVRTIEWNDWRVLLVHGHEHTPTSLPLLARERDADLVVIGHTHRPAIERLGDLPVLNPGSHADPRAGPPTHAEVHPANGAIRLELRERDGTVIDRVRVAGK; translated from the coding sequence GTGCTCGCTGTGTTCGCGGACACTCATGGGACGGACGAACCACGGCTCGCCGGACGGACAGCCGACGCACTCACGAGTGCCGACCAGGTGCTCCACGCGGGAGACTTTACGACGAGGGCGGTCTATGAGGCCTTCGAGCGCCGAGCCAACCAGTTGGCCGCGGTCCACGGCAACAGTGACACGACTGCAGTTCAGAAACAGTTGCCCGCCGTCCGGACTATCGAATGGAACGACTGGCGAGTGCTTCTCGTCCACGGACACGAACACACCCCGACATCGCTGCCGTTGCTTGCCCGGGAACGAGACGCTGACCTTGTCGTCATCGGACACACCCACCGGCCGGCGATCGAGCGACTCGGGGACTTGCCAGTCCTCAATCCGGGAAGCCACGCCGATCCGCGTGCCGGCCCGCCGACCCACGCCGAAGTTCACCCGGCAAACGGAGCCATACGGCTCGAACTTCGGGAGCGGGACGGAACAGTGATCGATCGGGTGCGCGTCGCTGGGAAATGA
- a CDS encoding methyltransferase domain-containing protein has translation MENRDRARELAEQYTTEGKPLAWFDVLYSERSNGEAAVPWADLEPNPNLLEWLEKTPLDPTGKRALVVGCGLGDDVEALSGRGFDVMGFDISPAAIEQCRERFPDSTAAYHEADLFDPPADWVGAFDFVLESYTLQVLPPATRRTAIEQIAEFVKPSGRLLVISRGRDNDEPTGELPWPLTEQRVKEFTAAGLELRSFEEYYDDETPPVRRFRAEFERP, from the coding sequence ATGGAGAATCGTGACCGGGCCCGCGAACTCGCCGAGCAATACACGACCGAAGGGAAACCACTGGCGTGGTTCGACGTTCTCTATTCGGAAAGATCCAACGGGGAAGCTGCCGTGCCCTGGGCGGATCTGGAGCCGAATCCGAACCTTCTCGAGTGGCTCGAGAAGACGCCACTCGATCCAACGGGGAAACGAGCACTCGTAGTCGGGTGCGGACTTGGCGACGACGTCGAAGCACTGTCGGGTCGTGGATTCGACGTGATGGGATTCGACATCTCACCGGCAGCGATCGAACAGTGTCGCGAGCGGTTCCCGGATTCGACGGCGGCGTATCACGAAGCAGACCTCTTTGATCCACCAGCGGACTGGGTCGGGGCATTCGATTTCGTCCTGGAATCGTACACGTTGCAGGTGCTTCCTCCAGCAACGCGACGTACCGCCATCGAGCAGATCGCGGAGTTCGTCAAGCCGTCTGGCAGGCTGCTTGTCATCAGTCGAGGACGCGACAACGACGAGCCGACGGGCGAGCTGCCGTGGCCACTGACCGAGCAGCGAGTCAAGGAGTTCACGGCAGCAGGACTCGAACTCCGCAGCTTCGAAGAGTATTACGACGACGAAACGCCACCCGTTCGTCGGTTCCGTGCCGAGTTCGAACGCCCCTAA